The following proteins are encoded in a genomic region of Drosophila willistoni isolate 14030-0811.24 chromosome 3R, UCI_dwil_1.1, whole genome shotgun sequence:
- the LOC6647038 gene encoding chloride channel protein 2 isoform X2: MFNNSHTHRDEYIREYAFEPELLINREEYLREEQRAHKIPSTPVRLRWDEAIAKQKEHNRKASVDIEANDDKNQIEIEIEAFYYMYGRYTKDLGEFAKDEARKLKLLEKRRKQEDKQRNKELLGKQTTRVKRISSWIWRHTLARLGEDWVFLALLGIIMALLSFIMDRGIAVCTNARIWLYRDLTSQPFIQYIAWVSLPVCLILFSAGFVHLIAPQSIGSGIPEMKTILRGVQLKEYLTFKTLVAKVIGLTATLGSGMPLGKEGPFVHIASIVAQLLSKLVTSFQGIYENESRNSEMLAAACAVGVGACFAAPVGGVLFSIEVTTTYFAVRNYWRGFFAAVCGATVFRLLAVWFQNADTVRALFLTNFTTEFPFDPQELFVFALIGFVCGLGGASYVWVHRRYVLFMRSNKRMNKFLQKNRFLYPGFLALLVSSISFPLGTGQFLAGELSTHEQVTQLFSNFTWSRDDLTVEQAAVVTNWMTGYTSVFSNLVIYTLFTFMFSIIASTIPVPSGMFIPVFKIGAGFGRLVGEFMAVTFPHGVRYGGRLSPIMPGGYAVVGAAAFSGSVTHTVSVAVIIFEMTGQITHVVPVMIAVLVANAVAALLQPSIYDSIILIKKLPYLPDLLPSSSGMYSIFVEDFMVREVKYIWHGISYQKLKEVLKINKTLRSLPLVDSPDNMILLGSVQRYELIKMIEKHIGREKRMDVAQKWQKEAEQRAHEEEQVAAAAKVEEQLKMRRPSRFEVLPAPDILSLRQIANDEMLPPKKRAETMNSSLAPRKSILKKTNSFNLKTYAPTSASPHSPSLTPYTTITGNSEFRIRSAFEAIFKKSTTLQDVQPDPETGSITISPAASNNEVQVQRAPSTPGISKKVQLQALNNWDFVTDQIMLQVNPNTKGSDTTVQKDIKNILETENKDSFKYIEQNLDQPTTASIKCKSNKVSDINRIEQKKTRKIQFANEVKVNNSPNNSYTLDMDMQDKLSNNIESETLGYTIEDIDEKSVKCENEDNITENTSDESSKVKKSVQLPRERVIDMSHEDQKKWEMEEMMKPIDLEKAQVHIDPSPFQLVERTSILKVHSLFSMVGINHAYVTKIGRLVGVVGLKELRKAIEDINSNSFVPPNRDEVEDLDAKPTVEKPLLSPTSIGGSDKAVDMTITSMDSALSNSDNCSDIEMESISKSIEKTPSLPLETTTIDTQKEKL; encoded by the exons ATGTTCAACAACAGTCACACCCACCGGGATGAGTACATTCGTGAATATGCCTTCGAACCGGAATTGCTAATCAATCGTGAGGAATATCTACGTGAAGAACAGCGTGCCCACAAAATACCATCGACTCCGGTCCGATTGCGTTGGGATGAGGCAATTGCCAAGCAGAAGGAGCACAATCGCAAGGCGAGCGTTGATATTGAAGCCAACGATGATAAGAATCAAATTGAGATTGAAATCGAGGCTTTCTACTAT ATGTATGGTCGATATACCAAAGATCTAGGAGAATTCGCTAAAGATGAAGCCAGAAAACTCAAATTACTTGAAAAGCGACGAAAGCAAGAGGATAAACAAAGGAATAAG GAACTGCTAGGCAAACAAACAACGCGAGTGAAACGCATCTCATCATGGATATGGCGTCATACATTGGCCCGTCTGGGCGAGGATTGGGTCTTTTTGGCCCTGTTGGGCATAATAATGGCTCTACTCTCATTTATCATGGACAGAGGAATTGCAGTTTGCACAAATG CCCGAATTTGGCTATATCGCGATCTAACATCTCAGCCATTTATCCAGTACATTGCTTGGGTATCATTACCGGTCTGTTTAATCCTATTCTCAGCCGGTTTTGTACATCTCATCGCACCGCAAAGTATCG gttCCGGTATACCTGAAATGAAGACCATATTGCGTGGCGTTCAATTGAAAGAGTATCTCACATTTAAGACATTAGTGGCCAAGGTAATTGGTTTGACGGCAACTCTGGGCAGCGGTATGCCATTAGGAAAGGAA GGTCCTTTCGTACACATAGCAAGTATTGTAGCACAATTATTAAGTAAACTTGTCACATCATTCCAAGGCATCTATGAGAATGAGTCGCGCAATTCGGAAATGTTAGCGGCTGCCTGTGCTGTTGGCGTTGGTGCCTGTTTTGCGGCACCTGTTGGCG GTGTCCTTTTCAGCATTGAGGTAACCACAACATATTTTGCTGTACGCAATTATTGGCGTGGTTTCTTTGCGGCTGTATGCGGAGCCACAGTATTTCGTCTACTGGCCGTTTGGTTTCAAAATGCCGACACTGTGCGAGCTCTATTTCTTACGAATTTCACCACCGAGTTTCCCTTCGATCCGCAGGAGCTGTTTGTCTTTGCCTTAATTGG ttttgtctGCGGCCTAGGTGGCGCCTCCTATGTTTGGGTACATCGTCGCTACGTACTATTTATGCGTTCCAACAAACGCATGAACAAGTTCCTGCAAAAGAA TCGCTTTCTATATCCTGGATTTCTGGCACTTTTAGTATCCAGCATTTCGTTTCCATTGGGCACCGGCCAATTTTTGGCCGGCGAACTGAGCACTCATGAGCAAGTGACGCAGTTGTTTAGCAATTTCACCTGGTCCCGCGATGATCTGACCGTGGAGCAGGCTGCTGTGGTAACCAATTGGATGACCGGCTATACGAGTGTCTTTAGCAATCTTGTTATCTACACGCTTTTTACG tTTATGTTCTCCATTATTGCCTCGACGATTCCTGTGCCATCGGGAATGTTTATTCCAGTTTTTAAGATCGGTGCCGGTTTTGGTCGCCTAGTGGGTGAATTTATGGCCGTAACATTTCCCCATGGAGTACGCTATGGTGGTCGACTGTCACCCATTATGCCCGGCGGTTATGCCGTTGTGGGTGCGGCTGCCTTCTCTGGGTCAGTAACGCACACCGTTTCCGTGGCTGTGATCATCTTCGAAATGACTGGTCAGATCACACATGTGGTGCCCGTTATGATTGCCGTATTGGTGGCCAATGCCGTGGCCGCTCTGCTGCAGCCCTCCATTTATGACAGTATTATACTGATTAAGAAGTTGCCATACCTGCCCGACTTATTGCCATCTAGTTCCGGAATGTATAGCATATTTGTGGAGGATTTCATGGTGCGAGAGGTGAAATACATTTGGCATGGCATCTCCTATCAAAAACTGAAAGAGGTTCTAAAGATCAATAAGACACTGCGATCACTTCCGCTGGTAGATAGTCCCGATAATATGATTCTTTTGGGATCTGTACAACGTTATGAGTTAATCAAAATGATCGAGAAGCATATTGGTCGTGAGAAACGCATGGATGTGGcacaaaaatggcaaaaggaGGCTGAACAACGTGCTCACGAAGAGGAACAGGTGGCGGCCGCTGCCAAGGTAGAAGAGCAACTGAAAATGCGTCGACCCTCACGCTTTGAGGTATTGCCGGCTCCGGATATACTTAGCTTACGTCAGATTGCCAACGATGAGATGCTGCCACCGAAAAAACGAGCCGAGACTATGAACAGCTCTCTGGCTCCGCGCAAATCCATTCTCAAGAAAACCAATTCATTCAATTTAAAGACCTATGCTCCAACCTCAGCCTCACCGCACAGTCCCAGCCTTACGCCGTACACCACAATCACCGGCAATTCAGAATTCCGTATACGCTCTGCCTTCGAGGCCATATTTAAGAAGTCAACAACTCTTCAGGATGTTCAACCTGATCCAGAGACAGGATCGATAACAATTTCCCCAGCTGCCAGCAATAATGAAGTGCAGGTGCAGCGTGCTCCTAGCACTCCGGGCATATCCAAAAAGGTTCAACTG CAAGCACTTAACAATTGGGATTTTGTGACCGATCAGATAATGCTG CAAGTAAATCCTAATACAAAAGGAAGCGATACCACAGTTCAAAAG gatataaaaaatattttagaaacGGAAAATAAAGATTCTTTCAAATACATTGAACAAAACTTGGACCAACCAACTACTGCCAGTATAAAATGTAAATCGAATAAAGTTTCCGATATCAATAGAATTGAgcagaaaaaaacaagaaaaattcaatttgctaATGAAGTCAAGGTGAATAATTCACCAAATAATAGCTATACACTGGATATGGACATGCAAGATAAGTTGAGCAATAATATAGAAAGTGAAACTTTGGGTTATACGATAGAGGATATCGATGAGAAATCTGTTAAATGTGAAAATGAGGATAATATAACTGAAAATACAAGCGATGAG TCAAGCAAAGTTAAGAAATCTGTACAGTTG CCTAGAGAACGTGTCATAGATATGTCACACGAGGATCAAAAGAAATGGGAAATGGAAGAGATGATGAAACCGATTGACCTGGAAAAAGCTCAAGTTCACATAGATCCCTCACCCTTTCAACTGGTTGAACGCACATCCATCCTGAAAGTGCATTCACTATTTTCAATGGTGGGCATTAATCATGCCTATGTGACGAAAATTGGCAGACTTGTGGGTGTGGTGGGTCTCAAAGAG TTACGCAAGGCCATCGAAGATATTAATAGTAATAGTTTTGTGCCTCCAAATCGAGATGAAGTCGAGGATCTTGATGCCAAGCCAACTGTTGAGAAACCTCTGTTATCACCAACATCGATTGGGGGAAGTGATAAAGCTGTCGACATGACCATTACCTCAATGGACTCAGCTCTATCGAATTCAGATAATTGTTCGGACATTGAAATGGAATCCATTTCCAAGTCCATCGAAAAGACGCCGTCATTGCCGCTagagacaacaacaatagacaCACAAAAAGAGAAATTATAA
- the LOC6647038 gene encoding chloride channel protein 2 isoform X6, with the protein MFNNSHTHRDEYIREYAFEPELLINREEYLREEQRAHKIPSTPVRLRWDEAIAKQKEHNRKASVDIEANDDKNQIEIEIEAFYYMYGRYTKDLGEFAKDEARKLKLLEKRRKQEDKQRNKELLGKQTTRVKRISSWIWRHTLARLGEDWVFLALLGIIMALLSFIMDRGIAVCTNARIWLYRDLTSQPFIQYIAWVSLPVCLILFSAGFVHLIAPQSIGSGIPEMKTILRGVQLKEYLTFKTLVAKVIGLTATLGSGMPLGKEGPFVHIASIVAQLLSKLVTSFQGIYENESRNSEMLAAACAVGVGACFAAPVGGVLFSIEVTTTYFAVRNYWRGFFAAVCGATVFRLLAVWFQNADTVRALFLTNFTTEFPFDPQELFVFALIGFVCGLGGASYVWVHRRYVLFMRSNKRMNKFLQKNRFLYPGFLALLVSSISFPLGTGQFLAGELSTHEQVTQLFSNFTWSRDDLTVEQAAVVTNWMTGYTSVFSNLVIYTLFTFMFSIIASTIPVPSGMFIPVFKIGAGFGRLVGEFMAVTFPHGVRYGGRLSPIMPGGYAVVGAAAFSGSVTHTVSVAVIIFEMTGQITHVVPVMIAVLVANAVAALLQPSIYDSIILIKKLPYLPDLLPSSSGMYSIFVEDFMVREVKYIWHGISYQKLKEVLKINKTLRSLPLVDSPDNMILLGSVQRYELIKMIEKHIGREKRMDVAQKWQKEAEQRAHEEEQVAAAAKVEEQLKMRRPSRFEVLPAPDILSLRQIANDEMLPPKKRAETMNSSLAPRKSILKKTNSFNLKTYAPTSASPHSPSLTPYTTITGNSEFRIRSAFEAIFKKSTTLQDVQPDPETGSITISPAASNNEVQVQRAPSTPGISKKVQLPRERVIDMSHEDQKKWEMEEMMKPIDLEKAQVHIDPSPFQLVERTSILKVHSLFSMVGINHAYVTKIGRLVGVVGLKELRKAIEDINSNSFVPPNRDEVEDLDAKPTVEKPLLSPTSIGGSDKAVDMTITSMDSALSNSDNCSDIEMESISKSIEKTPSLPLETTTIDTQKEKL; encoded by the exons ATGTTCAACAACAGTCACACCCACCGGGATGAGTACATTCGTGAATATGCCTTCGAACCGGAATTGCTAATCAATCGTGAGGAATATCTACGTGAAGAACAGCGTGCCCACAAAATACCATCGACTCCGGTCCGATTGCGTTGGGATGAGGCAATTGCCAAGCAGAAGGAGCACAATCGCAAGGCGAGCGTTGATATTGAAGCCAACGATGATAAGAATCAAATTGAGATTGAAATCGAGGCTTTCTACTAT ATGTATGGTCGATATACCAAAGATCTAGGAGAATTCGCTAAAGATGAAGCCAGAAAACTCAAATTACTTGAAAAGCGACGAAAGCAAGAGGATAAACAAAGGAATAAG GAACTGCTAGGCAAACAAACAACGCGAGTGAAACGCATCTCATCATGGATATGGCGTCATACATTGGCCCGTCTGGGCGAGGATTGGGTCTTTTTGGCCCTGTTGGGCATAATAATGGCTCTACTCTCATTTATCATGGACAGAGGAATTGCAGTTTGCACAAATG CCCGAATTTGGCTATATCGCGATCTAACATCTCAGCCATTTATCCAGTACATTGCTTGGGTATCATTACCGGTCTGTTTAATCCTATTCTCAGCCGGTTTTGTACATCTCATCGCACCGCAAAGTATCG gttCCGGTATACCTGAAATGAAGACCATATTGCGTGGCGTTCAATTGAAAGAGTATCTCACATTTAAGACATTAGTGGCCAAGGTAATTGGTTTGACGGCAACTCTGGGCAGCGGTATGCCATTAGGAAAGGAA GGTCCTTTCGTACACATAGCAAGTATTGTAGCACAATTATTAAGTAAACTTGTCACATCATTCCAAGGCATCTATGAGAATGAGTCGCGCAATTCGGAAATGTTAGCGGCTGCCTGTGCTGTTGGCGTTGGTGCCTGTTTTGCGGCACCTGTTGGCG GTGTCCTTTTCAGCATTGAGGTAACCACAACATATTTTGCTGTACGCAATTATTGGCGTGGTTTCTTTGCGGCTGTATGCGGAGCCACAGTATTTCGTCTACTGGCCGTTTGGTTTCAAAATGCCGACACTGTGCGAGCTCTATTTCTTACGAATTTCACCACCGAGTTTCCCTTCGATCCGCAGGAGCTGTTTGTCTTTGCCTTAATTGG ttttgtctGCGGCCTAGGTGGCGCCTCCTATGTTTGGGTACATCGTCGCTACGTACTATTTATGCGTTCCAACAAACGCATGAACAAGTTCCTGCAAAAGAA TCGCTTTCTATATCCTGGATTTCTGGCACTTTTAGTATCCAGCATTTCGTTTCCATTGGGCACCGGCCAATTTTTGGCCGGCGAACTGAGCACTCATGAGCAAGTGACGCAGTTGTTTAGCAATTTCACCTGGTCCCGCGATGATCTGACCGTGGAGCAGGCTGCTGTGGTAACCAATTGGATGACCGGCTATACGAGTGTCTTTAGCAATCTTGTTATCTACACGCTTTTTACG tTTATGTTCTCCATTATTGCCTCGACGATTCCTGTGCCATCGGGAATGTTTATTCCAGTTTTTAAGATCGGTGCCGGTTTTGGTCGCCTAGTGGGTGAATTTATGGCCGTAACATTTCCCCATGGAGTACGCTATGGTGGTCGACTGTCACCCATTATGCCCGGCGGTTATGCCGTTGTGGGTGCGGCTGCCTTCTCTGGGTCAGTAACGCACACCGTTTCCGTGGCTGTGATCATCTTCGAAATGACTGGTCAGATCACACATGTGGTGCCCGTTATGATTGCCGTATTGGTGGCCAATGCCGTGGCCGCTCTGCTGCAGCCCTCCATTTATGACAGTATTATACTGATTAAGAAGTTGCCATACCTGCCCGACTTATTGCCATCTAGTTCCGGAATGTATAGCATATTTGTGGAGGATTTCATGGTGCGAGAGGTGAAATACATTTGGCATGGCATCTCCTATCAAAAACTGAAAGAGGTTCTAAAGATCAATAAGACACTGCGATCACTTCCGCTGGTAGATAGTCCCGATAATATGATTCTTTTGGGATCTGTACAACGTTATGAGTTAATCAAAATGATCGAGAAGCATATTGGTCGTGAGAAACGCATGGATGTGGcacaaaaatggcaaaaggaGGCTGAACAACGTGCTCACGAAGAGGAACAGGTGGCGGCCGCTGCCAAGGTAGAAGAGCAACTGAAAATGCGTCGACCCTCACGCTTTGAGGTATTGCCGGCTCCGGATATACTTAGCTTACGTCAGATTGCCAACGATGAGATGCTGCCACCGAAAAAACGAGCCGAGACTATGAACAGCTCTCTGGCTCCGCGCAAATCCATTCTCAAGAAAACCAATTCATTCAATTTAAAGACCTATGCTCCAACCTCAGCCTCACCGCACAGTCCCAGCCTTACGCCGTACACCACAATCACCGGCAATTCAGAATTCCGTATACGCTCTGCCTTCGAGGCCATATTTAAGAAGTCAACAACTCTTCAGGATGTTCAACCTGATCCAGAGACAGGATCGATAACAATTTCCCCAGCTGCCAGCAATAATGAAGTGCAGGTGCAGCGTGCTCCTAGCACTCCGGGCATATCCAAAAAGGTTCAACTG CCTAGAGAACGTGTCATAGATATGTCACACGAGGATCAAAAGAAATGGGAAATGGAAGAGATGATGAAACCGATTGACCTGGAAAAAGCTCAAGTTCACATAGATCCCTCACCCTTTCAACTGGTTGAACGCACATCCATCCTGAAAGTGCATTCACTATTTTCAATGGTGGGCATTAATCATGCCTATGTGACGAAAATTGGCAGACTTGTGGGTGTGGTGGGTCTCAAAGAG TTACGCAAGGCCATCGAAGATATTAATAGTAATAGTTTTGTGCCTCCAAATCGAGATGAAGTCGAGGATCTTGATGCCAAGCCAACTGTTGAGAAACCTCTGTTATCACCAACATCGATTGGGGGAAGTGATAAAGCTGTCGACATGACCATTACCTCAATGGACTCAGCTCTATCGAATTCAGATAATTGTTCGGACATTGAAATGGAATCCATTTCCAAGTCCATCGAAAAGACGCCGTCATTGCCGCTagagacaacaacaatagacaCACAAAAAGAGAAATTATAA
- the LOC6647038 gene encoding chloride channel protein 2 isoform X7, with protein MKLNKNGQTEALLIVPAATTPMIQQMNNNNHPVRTYSNASSLRINMGLGQQSHHPYHGGGGDIEEGLGYTHTLMYGRYTKDLGEFAKDEARKLKLLEKRRKQEDKQRNKELLGKQTTRVKRISSWIWRHTLARLGEDWVFLALLGIIMALLSFIMDRGIAVCTNARIWLYRDLTSQPFIQYIAWVSLPVCLILFSAGFVHLIAPQSIGSGIPEMKTILRGVQLKEYLTFKTLVAKVIGLTATLGSGMPLGKEGPFVHIASIVAQLLSKLVTSFQGIYENESRNSEMLAAACAVGVGACFAAPVGGVLFSIEVTTTYFAVRNYWRGFFAAVCGATVFRLLAVWFQNADTVRALFLTNFTTEFPFDPQELFVFALIGFVCGLGGASYVWVHRRYVLFMRSNKRMNKFLQKNRFLYPGFLALLVSSISFPLGTGQFLAGELSTHEQVTQLFSNFTWSRDDLTVEQAAVVTNWMTGYTSVFSNLVIYTLFTFMFSIIASTIPVPSGMFIPVFKIGAGFGRLVGEFMAVTFPHGVRYGGRLSPIMPGGYAVVGAAAFSGSVTHTVSVAVIIFEMTGQITHVVPVMIAVLVANAVAALLQPSIYDSIILIKKLPYLPDLLPSSSGMYSIFVEDFMVREVKYIWHGISYQKLKEVLKINKTLRSLPLVDSPDNMILLGSVQRYELIKMIEKHIGREKRMDVAQKWQKEAEQRAHEEEQVAAAAKVEEQLKMRRPSRFEVLPAPDILSLRQIANDEMLPPKKRAETMNSSLAPRKSILKKTNSFNLKTYAPTSASPHSPSLTPYTTITGNSEFRIRSAFEAIFKKSTTLQDVQPDPETGSITISPAASNNEVQVQRAPSTPGISKKVQLPRERVIDMSHEDQKKWEMEEMMKPIDLEKAQVHIDPSPFQLVERTSILKVHSLFSMVGINHAYVTKIGRLVGVVGLKELRKAIEDINSNSFVPPNRDEVEDLDAKPTVEKPLLSPTSIGGSDKAVDMTITSMDSALSNSDNCSDIEMESISKSIEKTPSLPLETTTIDTQKEKL; from the exons ATGTATGGTCGATATACCAAAGATCTAGGAGAATTCGCTAAAGATGAAGCCAGAAAACTCAAATTACTTGAAAAGCGACGAAAGCAAGAGGATAAACAAAGGAATAAG GAACTGCTAGGCAAACAAACAACGCGAGTGAAACGCATCTCATCATGGATATGGCGTCATACATTGGCCCGTCTGGGCGAGGATTGGGTCTTTTTGGCCCTGTTGGGCATAATAATGGCTCTACTCTCATTTATCATGGACAGAGGAATTGCAGTTTGCACAAATG CCCGAATTTGGCTATATCGCGATCTAACATCTCAGCCATTTATCCAGTACATTGCTTGGGTATCATTACCGGTCTGTTTAATCCTATTCTCAGCCGGTTTTGTACATCTCATCGCACCGCAAAGTATCG gttCCGGTATACCTGAAATGAAGACCATATTGCGTGGCGTTCAATTGAAAGAGTATCTCACATTTAAGACATTAGTGGCCAAGGTAATTGGTTTGACGGCAACTCTGGGCAGCGGTATGCCATTAGGAAAGGAA GGTCCTTTCGTACACATAGCAAGTATTGTAGCACAATTATTAAGTAAACTTGTCACATCATTCCAAGGCATCTATGAGAATGAGTCGCGCAATTCGGAAATGTTAGCGGCTGCCTGTGCTGTTGGCGTTGGTGCCTGTTTTGCGGCACCTGTTGGCG GTGTCCTTTTCAGCATTGAGGTAACCACAACATATTTTGCTGTACGCAATTATTGGCGTGGTTTCTTTGCGGCTGTATGCGGAGCCACAGTATTTCGTCTACTGGCCGTTTGGTTTCAAAATGCCGACACTGTGCGAGCTCTATTTCTTACGAATTTCACCACCGAGTTTCCCTTCGATCCGCAGGAGCTGTTTGTCTTTGCCTTAATTGG ttttgtctGCGGCCTAGGTGGCGCCTCCTATGTTTGGGTACATCGTCGCTACGTACTATTTATGCGTTCCAACAAACGCATGAACAAGTTCCTGCAAAAGAA TCGCTTTCTATATCCTGGATTTCTGGCACTTTTAGTATCCAGCATTTCGTTTCCATTGGGCACCGGCCAATTTTTGGCCGGCGAACTGAGCACTCATGAGCAAGTGACGCAGTTGTTTAGCAATTTCACCTGGTCCCGCGATGATCTGACCGTGGAGCAGGCTGCTGTGGTAACCAATTGGATGACCGGCTATACGAGTGTCTTTAGCAATCTTGTTATCTACACGCTTTTTACG tTTATGTTCTCCATTATTGCCTCGACGATTCCTGTGCCATCGGGAATGTTTATTCCAGTTTTTAAGATCGGTGCCGGTTTTGGTCGCCTAGTGGGTGAATTTATGGCCGTAACATTTCCCCATGGAGTACGCTATGGTGGTCGACTGTCACCCATTATGCCCGGCGGTTATGCCGTTGTGGGTGCGGCTGCCTTCTCTGGGTCAGTAACGCACACCGTTTCCGTGGCTGTGATCATCTTCGAAATGACTGGTCAGATCACACATGTGGTGCCCGTTATGATTGCCGTATTGGTGGCCAATGCCGTGGCCGCTCTGCTGCAGCCCTCCATTTATGACAGTATTATACTGATTAAGAAGTTGCCATACCTGCCCGACTTATTGCCATCTAGTTCCGGAATGTATAGCATATTTGTGGAGGATTTCATGGTGCGAGAGGTGAAATACATTTGGCATGGCATCTCCTATCAAAAACTGAAAGAGGTTCTAAAGATCAATAAGACACTGCGATCACTTCCGCTGGTAGATAGTCCCGATAATATGATTCTTTTGGGATCTGTACAACGTTATGAGTTAATCAAAATGATCGAGAAGCATATTGGTCGTGAGAAACGCATGGATGTGGcacaaaaatggcaaaaggaGGCTGAACAACGTGCTCACGAAGAGGAACAGGTGGCGGCCGCTGCCAAGGTAGAAGAGCAACTGAAAATGCGTCGACCCTCACGCTTTGAGGTATTGCCGGCTCCGGATATACTTAGCTTACGTCAGATTGCCAACGATGAGATGCTGCCACCGAAAAAACGAGCCGAGACTATGAACAGCTCTCTGGCTCCGCGCAAATCCATTCTCAAGAAAACCAATTCATTCAATTTAAAGACCTATGCTCCAACCTCAGCCTCACCGCACAGTCCCAGCCTTACGCCGTACACCACAATCACCGGCAATTCAGAATTCCGTATACGCTCTGCCTTCGAGGCCATATTTAAGAAGTCAACAACTCTTCAGGATGTTCAACCTGATCCAGAGACAGGATCGATAACAATTTCCCCAGCTGCCAGCAATAATGAAGTGCAGGTGCAGCGTGCTCCTAGCACTCCGGGCATATCCAAAAAGGTTCAACTG CCTAGAGAACGTGTCATAGATATGTCACACGAGGATCAAAAGAAATGGGAAATGGAAGAGATGATGAAACCGATTGACCTGGAAAAAGCTCAAGTTCACATAGATCCCTCACCCTTTCAACTGGTTGAACGCACATCCATCCTGAAAGTGCATTCACTATTTTCAATGGTGGGCATTAATCATGCCTATGTGACGAAAATTGGCAGACTTGTGGGTGTGGTGGGTCTCAAAGAG TTACGCAAGGCCATCGAAGATATTAATAGTAATAGTTTTGTGCCTCCAAATCGAGATGAAGTCGAGGATCTTGATGCCAAGCCAACTGTTGAGAAACCTCTGTTATCACCAACATCGATTGGGGGAAGTGATAAAGCTGTCGACATGACCATTACCTCAATGGACTCAGCTCTATCGAATTCAGATAATTGTTCGGACATTGAAATGGAATCCATTTCCAAGTCCATCGAAAAGACGCCGTCATTGCCGCTagagacaacaacaatagacaCACAAAAAGAGAAATTATAA